The following proteins are co-located in the Microplitis demolitor isolate Queensland-Clemson2020A chromosome 3, iyMicDemo2.1a, whole genome shotgun sequence genome:
- the LOC103572253 gene encoding ubiquitin-conjugating enzyme E2-17 kDa has protein sequence MALKRINKELQDLGRDPPAQCSAGPVGEDLFHWQATIMGPPDSPYQGGVFFLTIHFPTDYPFKPPKVAFTTRIYHPNINSNGSICLDILRSQWSPALTISKVLLSICSLLCDPNPDDPLVPEIARIYKTDREKYNELAREWTRKYAM, from the exons ATGGCTTTAAAACGAATTAATAAG GAACTTCAAGATCTTGGAAGAGATCCACCTGCACAATGCTCAGCTGGCCCTGTAGGAGAAGAtt TATTCCACTGGCAGGCGACTATAATGGGACca cctgACAGTCCGTATCAAGGAGGtgtattttttcttacaattcATTTTCCCACAGATTATCCATTCAAACCACCcaag gTAGCATTCACGACCAGAATTTATCACCCAAATATAAACAGTAATGGTAGCATTTGCTTGGATATATTGAGATCGCAGTGGTCTCCAGCGCTTACTATTTCAAAag ttttaCTATCAATATGCTCTCTTCTGTGCGATCCAAATCCCGATGACCCGCTGGTCCCAGAAATAGCGAGGATATACAAAACTGATCGAGAGAAATACAACGAATTGGCCCGTGAATGGACGCGCAAGTATGCCATGTGA